From Hyla sarda isolate aHylSar1 chromosome 5, aHylSar1.hap1, whole genome shotgun sequence, a single genomic window includes:
- the SSR1 gene encoding translocon-associated protein subunit alpha isoform X4: MTSLRNLLLLMLLAFPVTLLGRGPLVAAQDATEDEEAIEDSIVEDDDDEVEVEEDESTDLIEEKEEEEDLSSGEPKASPNADTTILFVKGEDFPANDIVKFLVGFTNKGTEDFVVESLDASFRYPQDYQFYIQNFTALTLNTVVPPQRQATFEYSFIPAEPMGGRPFGLVINLNYKDANANSFQDAVFNQTVTIIEKEDGLDGETIFMYLFLGGLGLLVVVGLHQLLESRKRKRPAQKVEMGTSNQNDVDMSWIPPETLSQINKASPRRSPRKRAQKRSAGSDE; the protein is encoded by the exons ATGACGTCGCTCCGTAACCTGctgctcctcatgctgctggccttCCCGGTCACACTGCTCGGCAGAG GTCCTTTAGTTGCAGCCCAAGATGCAACAGAAGACGAAGAAGCAATTGAAGACTCTATAGTAGAAGATGATGACGATGAGGTTGAAGTAGAAGAGGATGAATCTACTGACTTG atAGAAgaaaaagaggaggaagaagacttGAGTTCAGGTGAACCGAAAGCCTCCCCAAATGCGGATACTACCATTCTGTTTGTTAAAGGCGAAG ATTTCCCGGCTAATGATATTGTCAAGTTCCTTGTTGGCTTCACGAACAAGGGCACAGAAGACTTTGTTGTGGAGTCACTGGATGCCTCTTTCAGATACCCGCAGGACTACCAGTTCTATATCCAGAATTTTACAGCTCTTACTTTGAACACAGTTGTTCCTCCTCAGAGACAGGCCACCTTCGAATACTCTTTTATCCCTGCTGAACCCATGGGTGGACGTCCTTTCGGGCTGGTCATTAATTTGAATTACAAGGATGCCAAT gcAAACTCTTTCCAGGATGCCGTGTTCAATCAGACCGTGACTATCATTGAAAAGGAAGATGGTCTAGATGGAGAGAC AATCTTCATGTATCTGTTCCTTGGTGGTCTTGGGCTGCTTGTGGTTGTTGGTCTGCATCAGTTGTTGGAGTCCAGAAAG AGAAAGAGACCTGCCCAAAAAGTGGAGATGGGCACATCTAACCAGAATGATGTTGACATGAGCTGGATTCCTCCTGAGACGCTGAGTCAGATCA ACAAAGCTTCCCCAAGAAGGTCTCCACGCAAAAGAGCCCAGAAACGATCAGCGGGATCTGATGAATAA
- the SSR1 gene encoding translocon-associated protein subunit alpha isoform X3, protein MTSLRNLLLLMLLAFPVTLLGRAGPLVAAQDATEDEEAIEDSIVEDDDDEVEVEEDESTDLIEEKEEEEDLSSGEPKASPNADTTILFVKGEDFPANDIVKFLVGFTNKGTEDFVVESLDASFRYPQDYQFYIQNFTALTLNTVVPPQRQATFEYSFIPAEPMGGRPFGLVINLNYKDANANSFQDAVFNQTVTIIEKEDGLDGETIFMYLFLGGLGLLVVVGLHQLLESRKRKRPAQKVEMGTSNQNDVDMSWIPPETLSQINKASPRRSPRKRAQKRSAGSDE, encoded by the exons ATGACGTCGCTCCGTAACCTGctgctcctcatgctgctggccttCCCGGTCACACTGCTCGGCAGAG CAGGTCCTTTAGTTGCAGCCCAAGATGCAACAGAAGACGAAGAAGCAATTGAAGACTCTATAGTAGAAGATGATGACGATGAGGTTGAAGTAGAAGAGGATGAATCTACTGACTTG atAGAAgaaaaagaggaggaagaagacttGAGTTCAGGTGAACCGAAAGCCTCCCCAAATGCGGATACTACCATTCTGTTTGTTAAAGGCGAAG ATTTCCCGGCTAATGATATTGTCAAGTTCCTTGTTGGCTTCACGAACAAGGGCACAGAAGACTTTGTTGTGGAGTCACTGGATGCCTCTTTCAGATACCCGCAGGACTACCAGTTCTATATCCAGAATTTTACAGCTCTTACTTTGAACACAGTTGTTCCTCCTCAGAGACAGGCCACCTTCGAATACTCTTTTATCCCTGCTGAACCCATGGGTGGACGTCCTTTCGGGCTGGTCATTAATTTGAATTACAAGGATGCCAAT gcAAACTCTTTCCAGGATGCCGTGTTCAATCAGACCGTGACTATCATTGAAAAGGAAGATGGTCTAGATGGAGAGAC AATCTTCATGTATCTGTTCCTTGGTGGTCTTGGGCTGCTTGTGGTTGTTGGTCTGCATCAGTTGTTGGAGTCCAGAAAG AGAAAGAGACCTGCCCAAAAAGTGGAGATGGGCACATCTAACCAGAATGATGTTGACATGAGCTGGATTCCTCCTGAGACGCTGAGTCAGATCA ACAAAGCTTCCCCAAGAAGGTCTCCACGCAAAAGAGCCCAGAAACGATCAGCGGGATCTGATGAATAA
- the SSR1 gene encoding translocon-associated protein subunit alpha isoform X2 codes for MTSLRNLLLLMLLAFPVTLLGRGPLVAAQDATEDEEAIEDSIVEDDDDEVEVEEDESTDLIEEKEEEEDLSSGEPKASPNADTTILFVKGEDFPANDIVKFLVGFTNKGTEDFVVESLDASFRYPQDYQFYIQNFTALTLNTVVPPQRQATFEYSFIPAEPMGGRPFGLVINLNYKDANANSFQDAVFNQTVTIIEKEDGLDGETIFMYLFLGGLGLLVVVGLHQLLESRKRKRPAQKVEMGTSNQNDVDMSWIPPETLSQIMQSRRDKASPRRSPRKRAQKRSAGSDE; via the exons ATGACGTCGCTCCGTAACCTGctgctcctcatgctgctggccttCCCGGTCACACTGCTCGGCAGAG GTCCTTTAGTTGCAGCCCAAGATGCAACAGAAGACGAAGAAGCAATTGAAGACTCTATAGTAGAAGATGATGACGATGAGGTTGAAGTAGAAGAGGATGAATCTACTGACTTG atAGAAgaaaaagaggaggaagaagacttGAGTTCAGGTGAACCGAAAGCCTCCCCAAATGCGGATACTACCATTCTGTTTGTTAAAGGCGAAG ATTTCCCGGCTAATGATATTGTCAAGTTCCTTGTTGGCTTCACGAACAAGGGCACAGAAGACTTTGTTGTGGAGTCACTGGATGCCTCTTTCAGATACCCGCAGGACTACCAGTTCTATATCCAGAATTTTACAGCTCTTACTTTGAACACAGTTGTTCCTCCTCAGAGACAGGCCACCTTCGAATACTCTTTTATCCCTGCTGAACCCATGGGTGGACGTCCTTTCGGGCTGGTCATTAATTTGAATTACAAGGATGCCAAT gcAAACTCTTTCCAGGATGCCGTGTTCAATCAGACCGTGACTATCATTGAAAAGGAAGATGGTCTAGATGGAGAGAC AATCTTCATGTATCTGTTCCTTGGTGGTCTTGGGCTGCTTGTGGTTGTTGGTCTGCATCAGTTGTTGGAGTCCAGAAAG AGAAAGAGACCTGCCCAAAAAGTGGAGATGGGCACATCTAACCAGAATGATGTTGACATGAGCTGGATTCCTCCTGAGACGCTGAGTCAGATCA TGCAAAGTAGACGAG ACAAAGCTTCCCCAAGAAGGTCTCCACGCAAAAGAGCCCAGAAACGATCAGCGGGATCTGATGAATAA
- the SSR1 gene encoding translocon-associated protein subunit alpha isoform X1, whose amino-acid sequence MTSLRNLLLLMLLAFPVTLLGRAGPLVAAQDATEDEEAIEDSIVEDDDDEVEVEEDESTDLIEEKEEEEDLSSGEPKASPNADTTILFVKGEDFPANDIVKFLVGFTNKGTEDFVVESLDASFRYPQDYQFYIQNFTALTLNTVVPPQRQATFEYSFIPAEPMGGRPFGLVINLNYKDANANSFQDAVFNQTVTIIEKEDGLDGETIFMYLFLGGLGLLVVVGLHQLLESRKRKRPAQKVEMGTSNQNDVDMSWIPPETLSQIMQSRRDKASPRRSPRKRAQKRSAGSDE is encoded by the exons ATGACGTCGCTCCGTAACCTGctgctcctcatgctgctggccttCCCGGTCACACTGCTCGGCAGAG CAGGTCCTTTAGTTGCAGCCCAAGATGCAACAGAAGACGAAGAAGCAATTGAAGACTCTATAGTAGAAGATGATGACGATGAGGTTGAAGTAGAAGAGGATGAATCTACTGACTTG atAGAAgaaaaagaggaggaagaagacttGAGTTCAGGTGAACCGAAAGCCTCCCCAAATGCGGATACTACCATTCTGTTTGTTAAAGGCGAAG ATTTCCCGGCTAATGATATTGTCAAGTTCCTTGTTGGCTTCACGAACAAGGGCACAGAAGACTTTGTTGTGGAGTCACTGGATGCCTCTTTCAGATACCCGCAGGACTACCAGTTCTATATCCAGAATTTTACAGCTCTTACTTTGAACACAGTTGTTCCTCCTCAGAGACAGGCCACCTTCGAATACTCTTTTATCCCTGCTGAACCCATGGGTGGACGTCCTTTCGGGCTGGTCATTAATTTGAATTACAAGGATGCCAAT gcAAACTCTTTCCAGGATGCCGTGTTCAATCAGACCGTGACTATCATTGAAAAGGAAGATGGTCTAGATGGAGAGAC AATCTTCATGTATCTGTTCCTTGGTGGTCTTGGGCTGCTTGTGGTTGTTGGTCTGCATCAGTTGTTGGAGTCCAGAAAG AGAAAGAGACCTGCCCAAAAAGTGGAGATGGGCACATCTAACCAGAATGATGTTGACATGAGCTGGATTCCTCCTGAGACGCTGAGTCAGATCA TGCAAAGTAGACGAG ACAAAGCTTCCCCAAGAAGGTCTCCACGCAAAAGAGCCCAGAAACGATCAGCGGGATCTGATGAATAA